Proteins from a genomic interval of Lentimicrobiaceae bacterium:
- the dcm gene encoding DNA (cytosine-5-)-methyltransferase — protein sequence MTHGSLFSGIGGFDIASEVVGWHNVFNCEIDDFCRRILKYYFPDVIQHKDITKTNFKQYANKIDIITGGFPCQPFSRAGKRKGTADERNLWSEMYRVVCEVEPKWVVAENVFGFLDIENGMVFEQMCIDLETSGYEVQLYNIPAAGINADHIRNRIWVVAYNKDKRQKQKRNNSKNIFTNTNGFGLEAWDKECKMDGNSICKRKKNTQFRGQFKRFDSKWFYTNERERAKRKQFVESPVYCRDDELSTRLDGITLSKLREKSIKAYGNAIYVPIAVNIFKAIIQFENKQ from the coding sequence GTGACTCATGGTAGTTTATTTTCGGGCATAGGCGGTTTTGATATAGCAAGCGAAGTTGTGGGTTGGCATAATGTATTTAATTGCGAAATTGATGATTTTTGTCGTAGAATATTAAAATATTATTTCCCGGACGTAATACAGCATAAAGATATAACAAAAACAAATTTTAAACAATATGCAAACAAAATCGACATCATTACAGGGGGCTTTCCCTGTCAGCCTTTTTCACGAGCTGGAAAAAGAAAGGGAACTGCCGATGAACGCAATTTGTGGAGCGAAATGTATCGAGTTGTTTGCGAAGTTGAACCGAAATGGGTTGTGGCAGAAAATGTTTTCGGTTTTCTTGATATTGAAAACGGAATGGTATTCGAACAAATGTGTATTGATTTGGAAACTTCGGGCTACGAAGTACAATTGTATAATATACCAGCTGCGGGTATTAATGCCGACCATATCCGAAATAGAATTTGGGTTGTGGCGTACAATAAAGATAAAAGACAAAAACAAAAACGCAATAATTCAAAAAACATTTTTACCAACACCAATGGCTTCGGATTGGAAGCATGGGACAAAGAATGTAAAATGGACGGGAACTCAATTTGTAAAAGAAAAAAAAACACACAATTTCGGGGGCAATTTAAACGATTTGATAGCAAGTGGTTTTATACCAATGAGCGAGAAAGAGCCAAAAGAAAGCAATTTGTTGAATCACCGGTTTATTGCCGAGATGATGAATTATCCACTCGATTGGACGGAATTACCCTTTCTAAATTGCGGGAAAAAAGCATAAAAGCGTACGGCAATGCAATTTATGTACCTATTGCGGTTAATATTTTTAAGGCAATTATACAATTTGAAAACAAACAATAA